CTCCTGAAGGATTTGTCGTAGGCGTCGCCGCCGTGACGATCCACGATCTTCTGGAAGCCGCGACGATCGATCGGTTTGAGAAGCTCGACGAAGACGCTATTCTCGAGGCGCATGTCCGGCTCTTTCTTTCTGAGTCTCGACAACCAGAAAGTACCCCGAAACTCTCGGGAAAGCCGGGCATGCGCCCGCGACCTATCGACTCATTCCCCGGACAGCCGTGCACAAGTGGGAGAAGGTGGCCTCGCCGTAGGTCGTCCGGCAAGGACGCCCGTCTCGACAGACGGGCTATGGCGAGGTCGGATGAGGGTCCGCGTGATTATCGCTATCGTCGGTGGAAATTCGGCCCGCATGCTGAAAACCGCGGCGGCCCTCATCCGACCCGACTACGTCGGGCCACCTTCTCCCGTAAACGGGAGAAGGGGCGCGAGCTTTCGAAGATTTCGCGATGATCCGTCTGCCGCCTCACGCGCCGGGAATGCGCATCGGCCTCTTCGGCGGCTCTTTCGATCCGCCGCATGAAGGCCATGCCCATGTCTCGCAGGTGGCGTTGCAGAGGCTGGCGCTCGATCGCCTCTGGTGGCTGGTGACGCCCGGCAATCCGCTGAAGGAGACCGCCGGCCTTCCGTCTCTGGCGCAGCGCATCGCCGCGGCGCAGAAAATCGCCCGCGATCCGCGCATAGTGGTCACGGGGCTCGAGGCGGAGATCGGCGCGCGCTATACGGCGGACACGCTGCGTTTCCTGCATCGGCGCTGTCCAGGCGCGCGCTTCGTCTGGATCATGGGCGCGGATAATCTGCTGCAATTCCACCGCTGGCGCGATTGGCGGGAGATCGCGCGGACGACGCCGATCGCCATCGTCGATCGGCCGGGCGCGACCTTTCGCGCCGCCTCGGCCAAAGCGGCGCAACGCTATGCGTCCGCGCGCCTGCCGGAGAGCGCGGCGGCGCTGCTCGCCGACGCGCCGCCGCCTGCCTTTGTCTATCTGCATGCGCCGCGCGTCGCGCAGTCATCCACCGCGCTGCGCAACGCGCGATTACTTGCCGGCGCTGCGGCGCTGCCACCAGAGCAGCGCGGCCCCTAGGCCGATCATCGGCACGACGACCAGCACATAGGTCCAGATCGTGCCTTCGTCATAAGGGTGACTGTCGTAATAGCCGAACTCGACCGCCTGCTGATACGGGTTGCGGAAGAAGAAGGTGACGAACACCCACAATGCGAGAATGACCGCCGTGAAGAACATCAGCTGACGGCTGGCCAGCAGACGCGGAAGGCGGTCCTTCGGGGGTTCTTCGGTCATCGGGCGGCGCTCCTCGGTTATTATTGTTCAGCATTCGTCGTGCGCGCTCCTTCTCCCACTTGTGGGAGAAGGTGGCCTCGCGAAGCGAGGTCGGATGAGGGCCGCTGTGGTTCGTGGCCTATTTTTTATGTACAATGCTGTCGCGGCCGGGACCCTCATCCGACCCGGCTTCGCCGGGCCACCTTCTCCCGCAGGCGGGAGAAGGAACGCAGCGGCGAGACTACGCCTTCATATATCACACCGCCGCGCCATAGAGATCATAGGCGTCGGCGCGGTCGATCTTCACCGTCACAATGTCGCCGGCGCGCAACGGGCGGCGCGAGGAGATGTGCACCGTTCCGTCGATCTGAGGGGCGTCCGCCTTGCTGCGTCCACGCGCGAGGCCTGTGGCGCCGCCGCCCGGCTCGTCCACCAGAACTTGCAGGCGCTTGCCGATCTTGCGCTTCAGCAGGCGGGCGCTGACCTTCTGCTGGCGCTCCATGAAGCGCTTCCAGCGCTGGTCCTTCACCTCGGGCGCGATGGCGTCGAGCGGCAGATCATTGGCAGGCGCGCCGGCCACGGACTCGTAGCGGAAGGCGCCGGCGCGGTCGATCTCCGCCTCCTCCAGCCAATCGAGCAGATAGGCGAAATCCTCCTCGCTCTCGCCGGGGAAGCCGACGATGAAGGTGGAGCGCAGCGCGAGATCGGGGCAGATGCGCCGCCACGCCTTGATGCGCTCCAGCGTCTTCTCCTCATTGGCGGGACGCTTCATCGCCTTCAGCACGGAAGGGGCGGCGTGCTGAAAAGGGATGTCGAGATAGGGCAGGATATTGCCCTCCGCCATCAGCTCGACGACCTCGTCCACATGCGGATAGGGATAGACATAATGCAGCCGCACCCAGGCCCCGAGCGAGCCCAGCTCCTTTGCGAGATCGAGGAAACGCGCGCGCACGCTGCGGTCGCCCCATTGGCTCTCGGAATAGCGCAGATCGCGGCCATAGGCGCTGGTGTCCTGCGAGATGACGAGCAGCTCCTTGACGCCGGCCTTCACCAGCCGCTCGGCCTCGCGCAGCACCTCGCCGGCCGGTCGCGAGGCCAGCGAGCCGCGCAAATGGGGAATGATGCAGAAGGAGCAGCTATTGTCGCAGCCTTCCGAGATTTTGAGATAGGCGTAATGGCGCGGCGTGAGCTTGACGCCCTGCTCGGGCACGAGATCGAGAAACGGGTCATGGCTCGGCGCGGCGGCGGCGTGGACGGCCTCGACCACGCTCTCATAGGCCTGCGGGCCGGTGATGGCGAGGACGTCGGGGAAGCGCTCGGCGATCGCCTGCGGTTCGGCGCCCATGCAGCCGGTGACGACGACCTTGCCATTCTCCTTCAGCGCCGCGCCGATCGCCTCCAGCGACTCGGCTTTGGCGCTGTCCAGAAAGCCGCAGGTGTTCACCACCACGACATCGGCCCCCGCATGGGTGCGGGTGAGCTCATAGCCTTCGGCGCGCAGGCGCGTGAGAATGCGCTCGCTGTCGACGAGCGCTTTGGGGCAGCCGAGCGAGACGAAGGAGACGCGCGGCGCCTCTTTGGCGGGCGCGGGCGGGTCGGAGGGGACGTTCTGCATGGGCGAAGGCTTGCCATGGCGCGCGCGCCGTGGCAATCGCCCCCGGCGCGGATCGAAACGTGAACTCGGCCCAGCTCGAGCTCGGCCGAACTCGAAGTCGGCCAATCTCGAGCTGGGCTTGGGGATTAACGAATTTTAAGGTTCGCGCCGCGCCGATCCCTGCTAGGCATGAGGTTTCCGCGGCGGCGCATGCTCGCCGGGGTCAGAAGGAAGAGGCTGCACGCCGTTGCTCAGAACCGTCATACTCGGAACCGGATCCTACGCCCCCGCGAAGGTTCTGACCAACGCCGACCTCGAGAAAATGGTCGCGACCAATGGCGCCTGGATCGTCAGCCGCACCGGGATCGAGGAGCGCCGCATCGCCGCGCCGGGCGAATCCACCTCCGATATGGCCGCCGCCGCGGCGAAAAACGCGCTGGAGCTGGCCGGCGTCGATCCGCGCGAGCTGGATCTCATCATCGTCGCCACAGTGACCGGCGACGCTCAGACGCCCGCCTGCGCCGCCTTTCTGCAGGCCAAGATCGGGGCCGAGAACGCTTTCGCCTTCGATGTCTCGGCCGCCTGCGCCGGCTCGCTCTATGCGCTCTCCATCGCCGATCAGTTCATCAAGACCGGCAAGGTCCGCCGCGCGCTGGTCGTCGGGGCGGAGACGTTGAGCCGCGTCGTCGATTGGACCAATCGCGAGACCTGCGTGCTGTTCGGCGACGCCGCCGGCGCCATGGTGCTGGGTCCGGGCGAGGAGGAAGGCCGCGGCCTGCTCGCGACCAGCCTGCGCACCGACGGGACCATGACCAGCATTCTCGGCATTCCGCGCGCCTATGATCCACGCCAGGACGGGCCGACGCCGGGGGAGGCGCATAAGATCAAAATGCGCGGCCGCGAAGTCTATAAGGTCGCGCTGCGCCTGCTGCCGGAGATCGTCACCGAGGCGCTGGCCATGGCCGGCCTCGAGGCGAAGGATGTCGATCATGTCATCGCGCATCAGGCCAACGCCCGCATCATAGAGGCGTCGCTGGCGCAGCTCGGCGTGCCGCTCGAGAAATGCTGGATGAATATTTCCCGTTTCGGCAACACGTCGAGCGCCTCCATGCCGATCACTCTGGACGAGGCCAATCGCGCCGGCCGGCTGAAGAAAGGCGATGTGATCGCCATGATGGCGATCGGCGCCGGAATGACCTGGGGCGGCGCGGTGCTGCGCTGGTGAGGCGTTTTCAGTAGAGGCTGGGAATGAGCCGCGCCGTGCGCGCGCGATAGGCGTCATAGACGGCGCCAAAATGCGAGGCGAGCAGCGCCTCCTCGGATTTCATGCGGGCGACCAGCGGCGGAATCGTCGCCGCCGCCAGCAAGAGGCCGATGAGCGAGCGAAAGACCAGCGCCCAGCCGACGAGGCCGATGAGCAGGCCGAGATAGCTCGGATTGCGGATATGGGCGTAGAGCCCGGTCGTCACCAGCTCATGGCCCGGCTGAATGGCGACGAGGCCGCTGAAGCGTCGTCCGAGCACGAAGACCGGCCACAGCCGCAGCACGCCGCCGATGGCGTAGAGGATGACGCCGATCCAGCGCAGCGTCTCGCCGCCGATCGTCAGAATGTCGAGGCGATCCGTATAGGCGGGCAGAAAAGCGTCCAGGATGCCGATGATCGCGAAGACGGCGATGACCCAGCGATTGCCGCGATCCTCGCGCACGCCGGGGCCGAGATGGCCTTGCGTGAAAGCGGCGGCGACGGCGAGCGCCAGAGTGACGAGCGTCAGCGCCGCGAGCGGCGGATTTGCGAGAAAGGCCGAAACGCCGCCCGCGCCGAGCGCCGTGAGGCCGAGATAGGCGAGGGTGAAGAGGATGACGAGCGCGCCTGTCGCGAGCCTCTTCATCGGCGATCCTCCAACACTTGCAGCGCGGCGCGGCGGCCGGAGCCGATCGCGCTCTCGATAGAGGGGACGCCTTCGACATGCTGGCCCGCAAAAACGATCGGCCCCAAAGGCGCGCAGGCGATGCGCCGCGGCGCCTGCGCGCGGTCGAGCCTGCCGCTCGCGTCGCGCGTCGCGCCGAAGAGAAAGCCCGGCGGCGGCCGCAACATGCTGTGCCCCCAGCGATAGAGAAACAGCGCGCTCACATCGCGATCGAAATCGAAATCCGCGTCGCGCATCAGCCGTGACAGATCGCTGCGGAGCGAGTCTTCGTAATCGGAGAAGGGCGTGTGCATCAGTCTCATGCGCGCTTCGGCGAGGCCGTCGAGCGGCGCGTCGCAGCCGCCATAGAAGGTGAGAATCGTTTGCCGCTCGGGATCGCCGCGCTTGTCGCTCATCCAATCGGCGACGATGTAATTGACGAAATGCCGGCCGCCCCACCAGCTCTGGCTGTAACCGAGGCCGAGCTGCGATAGCGGCGCGGCGCGGCGCAGCGCGACATTGGCGGTGACGAGCGGCGCCGCATGGAATTGCGCCCAGGCCGCTTTGCGCGCGGCGTCGGAAAGATGCGCGACGAGATGGCGCGCGCTCTGCGCCGGCGCGGCGAGGATGATCCGCGCGCCGAAGATGCGGTGAAAGCGGTCATTTTGGAAATAGACGACGTTCGCGCCCCGCGCCGTCGTCTCGATCCGTAGCGCCGTGGCGTTGGTTTCGAAATGCGGCGGCGTCTCGCTCTGCGTCAGCCGACGCAGCGTGCGGCGCGCGATTTCCGACGTTCCGCCCGGATAGGTGAAGACCGAGCCGCGGGTCAGCTCGCTCGAGAGGAAAGCGATGGCGCTGTGAGCGTTCACCTGCTCTGCTGTCCCGCCGAAAGCGCTCAGCGTGTAGGCGGTGAAGAAGCGCGAGACGATCGCGTCGCAGCCGAGCGTCGCCTCGAGATGCTGCGCGAGGCTGACGCTCGAGAGATCGTCGAGCGCGGGGTCGCTCTCATCGGCCGGATCGGCGAGGCCTTTTTCGCCGAGCGCGCGGATCGCCGCGAAAGCGCGGGCGAAGTCTTCGCGAAGGCGCGCGTCATAGGGAAGATGCGCGGCGCCGCGCTCGAATGTGTCTATGTTCCAGCCGCGCGCGCCGGCGCCGAGGCCGGGCGCGAATTCGTCGAAATAAAAGCTGCTCTCCGGGCCGGGGACGCTCTGCGCCAGCCAATCGACGTCGATCGCGCGATAGAATTGCGCGAGCCAATCGGCGGAAGGCGCGGTTCCATAGGCGCCGGCGGTGGAGGCGGAGCCGGGGAGAGGCGGGGCGTCGTCGCGGCCGGCGTTGCCGCCGAGGACAGGCGCCGCCTCGAGGATCAGCAGGCGCGCCCGCGGGCGTTCGCGCAGCAGATGATGCGCCGCGGAAAGGCCAGAAACGCCGCCGCCGATGACGATGACGTCGAAGCGTCCGCCCGCGTCCGCGAGCGGGATTTCGCCGGAGAGATCGTCGCAGCCGGGCGCGAGCGAGACGAAATCTTTCTCGAATGTCAGCCGACCGTCGCGCAGCCAATGGGAGACGGTGAAGGTCGCCGGCAGATTGCCGCCGCGCAGCACGCGCG
The sequence above is a segment of the Methylosinus sp. PW1 genome. Coding sequences within it:
- a CDS encoding nicotinate-nucleotide adenylyltransferase, which translates into the protein MIRLPPHAPGMRIGLFGGSFDPPHEGHAHVSQVALQRLALDRLWWLVTPGNPLKETAGLPSLAQRIAAAQKIARDPRIVVTGLEAEIGARYTADTLRFLHRRCPGARFVWIMGADNLLQFHRWRDWREIARTTPIAIVDRPGATFRAASAKAAQRYASARLPESAAALLADAPPPAFVYLHAPRVAQSSTALRNARLLAGAAALPPEQRGP
- the rimO gene encoding 30S ribosomal protein S12 methylthiotransferase RimO, yielding MQNVPSDPPAPAKEAPRVSFVSLGCPKALVDSERILTRLRAEGYELTRTHAGADVVVVNTCGFLDSAKAESLEAIGAALKENGKVVVTGCMGAEPQAIAERFPDVLAITGPQAYESVVEAVHAAAAPSHDPFLDLVPEQGVKLTPRHYAYLKISEGCDNSCSFCIIPHLRGSLASRPAGEVLREAERLVKAGVKELLVISQDTSAYGRDLRYSESQWGDRSVRARFLDLAKELGSLGAWVRLHYVYPYPHVDEVVELMAEGNILPYLDIPFQHAAPSVLKAMKRPANEEKTLERIKAWRRICPDLALRSTFIVGFPGESEEDFAYLLDWLEEAEIDRAGAFRYESVAGAPANDLPLDAIAPEVKDQRWKRFMERQQKVSARLLKRKIGKRLQVLVDEPGGGATGLARGRSKADAPQIDGTVHISSRRPLRAGDIVTVKIDRADAYDLYGAAV
- a CDS encoding beta-ketoacyl-ACP synthase III, giving the protein MLRTVILGTGSYAPAKVLTNADLEKMVATNGAWIVSRTGIEERRIAAPGESTSDMAAAAAKNALELAGVDPRELDLIIVATVTGDAQTPACAAFLQAKIGAENAFAFDVSAACAGSLYALSIADQFIKTGKVRRALVVGAETLSRVVDWTNRETCVLFGDAAGAMVLGPGEEEGRGLLATSLRTDGTMTSILGIPRAYDPRQDGPTPGEAHKIKMRGREVYKVALRLLPEIVTEALAMAGLEAKDVDHVIAHQANARIIEASLAQLGVPLEKCWMNISRFGNTSSASMPITLDEANRAGRLKKGDVIAMMAIGAGMTWGGAVLRW
- a CDS encoding isoprenylcysteine carboxylmethyltransferase family protein; its protein translation is MKRLATGALVILFTLAYLGLTALGAGGVSAFLANPPLAALTLVTLALAVAAAFTQGHLGPGVREDRGNRWVIAVFAIIGILDAFLPAYTDRLDILTIGGETLRWIGVILYAIGGVLRLWPVFVLGRRFSGLVAIQPGHELVTTGLYAHIRNPSYLGLLIGLVGWALVFRSLIGLLLAAATIPPLVARMKSEEALLASHFGAVYDAYRARTARLIPSLY
- a CDS encoding FAD-dependent oxidoreductase, with the protein product MARTPFPDGIARRDFLNGLLIAAGGALSHSSPARAVTGGSCDGPIGLDPRVLRGGNLPATFTVSHWLRDGRLTFEKDFVSLAPGCDDLSGEIPLADAGGRFDVIVIGGGVSGLSAAHHLLRERPRARLLILEAAPVLGGNAGRDDAPPLPGSASTAGAYGTAPSADWLAQFYRAIDVDWLAQSVPGPESSFYFDEFAPGLGAGARGWNIDTFERGAAHLPYDARLREDFARAFAAIRALGEKGLADPADESDPALDDLSSVSLAQHLEATLGCDAIVSRFFTAYTLSAFGGTAEQVNAHSAIAFLSSELTRGSVFTYPGGTSEIARRTLRRLTQSETPPHFETNATALRIETTARGANVVYFQNDRFHRIFGARIILAAPAQSARHLVAHLSDAARKAAWAQFHAAPLVTANVALRRAAPLSQLGLGYSQSWWGGRHFVNYIVADWMSDKRGDPERQTILTFYGGCDAPLDGLAEARMRLMHTPFSDYEDSLRSDLSRLMRDADFDFDRDVSALFLYRWGHSMLRPPPGFLFGATRDASGRLDRAQAPRRIACAPLGPIVFAGQHVEGVPSIESAIGSGRRAALQVLEDRR